A window from Thioclava sp. GXIMD2076 encodes these proteins:
- a CDS encoding PepSY domain-containing protein translates to MTELSSRAGSSALYRAVWRWHFVAGLVVLPFVLILAVTGGIYLFKDEINNAAYHKLRFVAPAEDALSPSRIVAAALDAHPGTLKAYAPAPAADRSAEVDIMGADGLRDTIYVNPHDGAVLGTLWDGGASGSPVMSLVRRLHSLDYVGWFGNRLIEAAAGWMILLVGSGVYLWLPRGRKHVGTVRIRARRGRPWWRDLHAVTGIYTGIFIVFLALTGLPWSGVWGGKFYTFAYALGLGMPDGYWSDLPRSSVPTGEAVERAPWIMERQPIPQSPLPEATGAHAGHHTGVAAQGPSGVPMRLDQVVAEVEALGLVPGYSLSMPEGPTGVFSASVYPDTIQDERVIHLDQYSGAVLYDAGFADLGGLGRWAEWGISVHMGQEWGLANQIVLALACLAMIGLCLSGAVMWWKRRPVGGLGVPALPDDGRIPRVLLVMALAAGIFFPLVGLSMLVLVAVELVAYVARRRIVPS, encoded by the coding sequence ATGACCGAACTCTCTTCGCGTGCGGGTAGCTCCGCACTCTATCGCGCCGTGTGGCGCTGGCATTTCGTCGCGGGGCTCGTCGTCCTGCCCTTCGTGCTGATCCTCGCGGTGACGGGCGGGATCTATCTCTTCAAGGACGAGATCAACAACGCGGCCTATCACAAGCTGCGCTTTGTGGCACCGGCCGAAGATGCACTGTCGCCCTCGCGGATCGTGGCGGCGGCGCTCGATGCCCATCCGGGCACGCTCAAGGCCTATGCGCCTGCCCCTGCCGCCGACCGTAGCGCCGAGGTGGATATAATGGGCGCGGACGGGCTGCGCGACACGATCTATGTCAACCCCCATGACGGGGCCGTGCTGGGCACGCTCTGGGACGGGGGCGCCTCCGGCAGCCCCGTAATGTCGCTCGTGCGCAGGCTGCATTCGCTCGACTATGTCGGCTGGTTCGGGAACCGGCTGATCGAGGCGGCGGCAGGCTGGATGATCCTGCTGGTGGGGTCGGGCGTCTATCTCTGGCTGCCGCGCGGGCGCAAACATGTGGGGACCGTGCGGATCAGGGCCCGCCGTGGCCGTCCGTGGTGGCGGGATCTGCACGCGGTGACGGGGATCTATACCGGTATCTTCATTGTGTTTCTGGCACTGACCGGCCTGCCCTGGTCGGGCGTCTGGGGCGGCAAGTTCTACACGTTCGCCTATGCCCTCGGGCTGGGCATGCCTGATGGCTATTGGTCCGATCTGCCCCGCTCGAGCGTCCCTACCGGAGAGGCTGTCGAGCGCGCGCCCTGGATCATGGAGCGCCAGCCGATCCCGCAATCACCGCTGCCCGAGGCAACGGGTGCCCATGCGGGCCACCATACCGGAGTGGCGGCGCAGGGACCCAGTGGCGTGCCGATGCGCCTTGATCAGGTGGTGGCCGAGGTCGAGGCGCTCGGGCTCGTGCCGGGCTATTCGCTCTCGATGCCGGAAGGACCGACAGGTGTCTTTTCGGCCTCGGTCTATCCCGATACCATCCAGGACGAGCGGGTGATCCATCTCGACCAGTATTCGGGCGCTGTGCTCTATGATGCCGGTTTCGCGGATCTCGGGGGGCTGGGGCGTTGGGCCGAATGGGGGATCAGCGTGCATATGGGGCAGGAATGGGGGCTGGCCAACCAGATCGTGCTGGCGCTCGCCTGTCTTGCGATGATCGGGCTGTGTCTTTCGGGCGCAGTCATGTGGTGGAAACGCCGTCCGGTCGGTGGGCTCGGTGTGCCCGCTTTGCCGGATGACGGGCGCATCCCGCGCGTGCTGCTGGTGATGGCGCTTGCTGCTGGGATCTTCTTTCCGCTGGTGGGGCTGTCGATGCTGGTGCTCGTGGCGGTCGAACTCGTGGCCTATGTCGCGCGCAGACGGATCGTGCCGAGCTGA
- a CDS encoding alkaline phosphatase D family protein produces MSITPITGPILFLDEITETSCKIAALFIAPEGVTVPDIYVGDTAIKATPLAHFAKAVVWRARFGLPLGSRTGYEWNGTRYPVSCEYSDAPRIGYVSCNGEEIGDLLREGSERNAMWARLREDHRARPFVLLLHGGDQVYADEVTDGHALTERWPEEVPEDPSEPELAGLRDHLKEAFFERYSTLYAAPEFAWIAARVPSLMQWDDHDICDGWGSLPAAKTHSAIGQTLFSAARESFLIFQQAAADGDLPRRFSDPLGQHLGWRVETKGLRIIAPDLRSERSRRAIMGQGGWAMMEEEAARKMRGHTFLMSSVPLLGPRLSVLEALMVLTPSMQKYEDDLRDQWQSRAHRAEWQRMLRLARSMVLEDGHRLTVLSGEIHLATRGRIDFAAGRSLQQLVASGIAHRAPPRAWANLLGALAWLGEAPLEGHPIRITPPPGQARRYVAQRNYLRLEGREKTWSASWEFEESGPTEPLAL; encoded by the coding sequence ATGAGCATAACTCCGATCACTGGCCCCATTCTCTTTCTGGACGAGATCACCGAGACCTCGTGCAAGATCGCGGCCCTCTTCATCGCGCCCGAGGGCGTTACCGTCCCCGATATCTATGTCGGAGACACCGCCATAAAGGCGACGCCCTTGGCGCATTTCGCCAAGGCGGTGGTCTGGCGGGCGCGGTTCGGCCTGCCTTTGGGAAGCCGAACCGGCTATGAGTGGAACGGCACCCGATATCCCGTCTCATGCGAGTATTCGGATGCGCCCCGCATCGGTTATGTGTCCTGCAATGGCGAAGAGATCGGCGATCTGCTGCGGGAAGGCTCCGAACGCAATGCCATGTGGGCCCGTCTGCGGGAGGATCATCGTGCACGCCCCTTCGTGCTTTTGCTGCATGGCGGCGATCAGGTCTACGCGGACGAGGTTACCGATGGCCATGCCCTGACCGAGCGCTGGCCGGAGGAGGTGCCCGAAGATCCGTCAGAACCCGAGCTGGCGGGCCTGCGGGACCATCTTAAAGAGGCGTTCTTCGAACGCTATTCCACGCTCTATGCCGCGCCGGAATTCGCCTGGATCGCGGCCCGCGTGCCCTCTCTCATGCAATGGGATGACCACGATATCTGCGACGGCTGGGGCTCGCTTCCTGCGGCCAAAACACATTCGGCAATTGGCCAGACACTGTTCTCGGCCGCCCGCGAGAGCTTCCTGATCTTCCAGCAGGCTGCCGCGGACGGCGATCTGCCGCGCCGCTTTAGCGACCCCCTCGGGCAGCATCTCGGCTGGCGCGTCGAGACCAAAGGACTACGCATCATCGCACCGGATTTGCGCTCCGAGCGCAGCCGCCGCGCGATCATGGGGCAAGGCGGCTGGGCCATGATGGAGGAGGAAGCCGCCCGCAAGATGCGCGGGCACACGTTCCTGATGTCGAGCGTCCCGCTTCTGGGGCCGAGGCTTTCGGTCCTCGAGGCGCTGATGGTTCTGACGCCCAGCATGCAGAAATACGAGGATGATCTGCGCGACCAGTGGCAGAGCCGCGCCCATCGCGCCGAGTGGCAGCGGATGCTCCGGCTCGCGCGGTCGATGGTGCTCGAGGACGGGCATCGCCTGACGGTGCTTTCAGGCGAGATCCATCTGGCCACGAGAGGCCGCATCGATTTCGCGGCGGGGAGATCACTGCAACAATTGGTGGCCTCGGGGATCGCCCATCGCGCCCCGCCCCGCGCCTGGGCCAACCTGCTGGGTGCGCTCGCATGGCTGGGCGAGGCCCCGCTGGAGGGCCACCCGATCCGCATAACGCCACCGCCCGGACAGGCGCGCCGCTATGTCGCACAGCGGAACTATCTTCGGCTGGAGGGGCGGGAGAAGACGTGGTCTGCCTCGTGGGAATTCGAGGAGAGCGGCCCAACCGAGCCTCTGGCGCTCTGA
- the uvrB gene encoding excinuclease ABC subunit UvrB, giving the protein MPHNNTNLPTERPDVLTKPKLEGGRRFVMHSEFSPAGDQPTAIAELSQGVRDDERDQVLLGATGTGKTFTMAKIIEETQRPAIILAPNKTLAAQLYGEFKGFFPENAVEYFVSYYDYYQPEAYVARSDTYIEKESQINEQIDRMRHSATRALLERDDVIIVASVSCIYGIGSVETYSAMTQDLKVGELYEQRKFLADLVAQQYKRLDAAFVRGSFRVKGDTVDLWPAHLEDRAWRFSFFGEELEAITEFDPLTGAKADSFEQIRIYANSHYVTPRPTLNQATKGIRKELGLRLKQLNDEGKLLEAQRLEQRTNFDLEMLEATGVCNGIENYSRYLTGRAPGEPPPTLFEFIPDNAIVFADESHVTVPQIGGMYRGDYRRKFTLAEHGFRLPSCMDNRPLKFEEWDAMRPQSIFVSATPSKWEMEQTGGIFAEQVIRPTGLLDPVIEIRPVDTQVDDVLDEIRKVSAKGLRTLVTTLTKRMAEDLTEYLHEQGVRVRYMHSDIDTIERIEILRDLRLGAFDVLIGINLLREGLDIPECGLVAILDADKEGFLRSTTSLIQTIGRAARNSDGRVIMYADKITGSMQAAMDETERRRAKQIAYNEAHGITPQTVRKNVEDVLAGLYQGDTDMSRVTAKVDKVKPGANLQAHLDSLRIEMRKAAENLEFEEAARLRDEVKRLEAVELAVSDDPMARQSAVEEASDAATNARGRSTAGRPGQRGGNVQRRKKR; this is encoded by the coding sequence ATGCCCCATAACAACACCAATCTTCCCACCGAACGCCCCGATGTGCTGACCAAGCCCAAGCTGGAAGGCGGGCGGCGTTTCGTGATGCATTCGGAATTCTCGCCCGCAGGCGACCAGCCAACGGCAATTGCCGAGCTGAGCCAGGGCGTGCGCGACGACGAGCGCGATCAGGTGCTTCTGGGGGCAACGGGGACCGGCAAGACCTTCACCATGGCCAAGATCATCGAGGAGACGCAGCGCCCCGCGATCATCCTTGCGCCCAACAAGACGCTGGCCGCCCAGCTTTACGGCGAGTTCAAGGGCTTCTTCCCAGAGAATGCCGTCGAGTATTTCGTATCCTATTACGATTACTACCAGCCCGAGGCCTATGTCGCCCGCTCGGACACCTATATCGAGAAGGAATCCCAGATCAACGAACAGATCGACCGGATGCGCCACTCGGCCACCCGCGCCCTTCTGGAGCGGGACGATGTGATCATCGTGGCCTCGGTCTCGTGCATCTACGGTATCGGTTCGGTCGAGACCTATTCGGCCATGACCCAGGATCTGAAGGTGGGCGAGCTTTACGAGCAGCGCAAGTTTCTGGCCGATCTGGTAGCACAGCAATACAAGCGTCTCGACGCGGCCTTCGTGCGCGGATCGTTCCGCGTGAAGGGGGATACGGTGGATCTCTGGCCGGCCCACTTGGAAGACCGTGCATGGCGGTTCTCCTTCTTTGGCGAGGAGCTGGAAGCGATTACCGAATTCGATCCGCTGACCGGTGCCAAAGCCGACAGTTTCGAGCAGATCAGGATCTATGCCAACAGCCACTATGTGACGCCCCGGCCCACCCTCAATCAGGCCACCAAAGGCATCCGCAAGGAGCTGGGGCTCCGGCTCAAGCAGCTCAATGACGAGGGCAAGCTCCTCGAGGCCCAACGGCTGGAGCAGCGCACCAATTTCGACCTCGAGATGCTCGAGGCCACAGGCGTGTGCAACGGGATCGAGAACTATTCGCGCTATCTCACGGGCCGTGCACCGGGCGAGCCGCCGCCCACGCTGTTCGAGTTCATCCCCGATAATGCCATCGTGTTTGCCGATGAATCCCACGTCACTGTGCCGCAGATCGGCGGCATGTATCGCGGCGACTACCGGCGCAAGTTTACACTGGCCGAACACGGGTTCCGCCTGCCATCCTGCATGGATAACCGCCCCCTCAAATTCGAGGAATGGGACGCGATGCGTCCGCAGTCGATCTTCGTCTCGGCCACGCCCTCGAAATGGGAGATGGAGCAGACCGGCGGGATCTTTGCCGAACAGGTGATCCGCCCCACCGGCCTTCTGGATCCGGTGATCGAGATCCGGCCCGTCGACACCCAGGTCGATGATGTGCTTGACGAGATCCGCAAGGTTTCGGCCAAGGGGTTGCGCACGCTGGTCACCACGCTGACCAAACGCATGGCCGAGGATCTGACCGAATATCTTCATGAACAGGGCGTGCGGGTGCGCTATATGCATAGCGATATCGACACGATCGAGCGGATCGAGATCCTGCGCGATCTGCGGCTCGGGGCGTTCGACGTGCTGATCGGCATCAACCTCCTGCGCGAGGGACTCGATATCCCCGAATGCGGGTTGGTCGCGATCCTCGATGCCGACAAGGAAGGCTTCCTGCGTTCGACCACCTCGCTGATCCAGACCATCGGGCGCGCCGCGCGAAACTCCGATGGCCGCGTTATCATGTATGCCGACAAGATCACCGGCTCCATGCAGGCCGCTATGGACGAGACCGAGCGCCGCCGTGCCAAACAGATCGCCTATAACGAGGCGCATGGCATCACGCCGCAGACCGTGCGCAAGAATGTCGAGGATGTGCTGGCGGGGCTCTATCAGGGCGATACCGACATGTCGCGCGTTACCGCCAAGGTCGACAAGGTCAAGCCGGGTGCCAACCTGCAGGCGCATCTCGACAGTCTGCGCATCGAGATGCGCAAGGCCGCCGAGAACCTCGAATTCGAGGAAGCTGCCCGCCTGCGCGACGAGGTCAAGCGGCTGGAGGCTGTGGAGCTTGCCGTCTCGGATGATCCGATGGCACGGCAATCGGCGGTGGAGGAAGCCTCCGATGCCGCCACCAATGCCCGTGGCCGTTCGACCGCCGGTCGCCCCGGCCAGCGCGGCGGCAATGTGCAGCGTCGCAAGAAGCGCTGA
- a CDS encoding aspartate aminotransferase family protein, translating to MNVVSPQPPQMPAQTGGKMVNAFDPNSLDHLDPALRHAIKRRSRLLGPAYRLFYQEPVEVCRGQGTRLWDSQGREYLDAYNNVVSVGHCHPHVVEAVHRQMSTLCTHTRYIQEGILTYAEAMLPSFGGRIGAEGHMMFACTGSEANDLALRIAKHHTGRRGIIVTEEAYHGNSELTAGFSPSLGENAPLGTWVRRIPAPDSYRHDPATLGRMMAEAITREAHLLKRHGDGLAAFVADSLFSSDGVYATPEVLKPVIEAVHAAGGLFIADEVQSGFGRSGEAFWGFQRHGIDPDIISMGKPMGNGFPVAAIAVAPEVVAEFGRDMRYFNTFGGNGVAMAAANATREVLIGEGLQENARKIGAVLREGIAAMAKTHDSIGDVRGAGLYIGVEMVSDRAAKTPDATKAATIVNEMRKRRVLISATGPAANVLKIRPPLVFSQADADWLLDTLEEVLAL from the coding sequence ATGAATGTCGTCTCCCCCCAGCCCCCACAGATGCCCGCACAGACGGGCGGCAAAATGGTCAACGCTTTCGATCCAAACAGTCTCGACCATCTCGACCCCGCGCTCCGCCACGCGATCAAGCGGCGCTCGCGGCTGCTCGGCCCCGCCTACCGGCTCTTCTATCAGGAGCCGGTCGAGGTCTGCCGTGGTCAGGGCACGCGGCTCTGGGACAGTCAGGGGCGCGAATATCTCGACGCCTATAACAACGTGGTCTCGGTCGGCCATTGCCATCCGCATGTGGTGGAGGCGGTGCATCGCCAGATGTCCACGCTTTGCACACATACCCGCTACATACAGGAAGGCATCCTGACCTATGCCGAGGCGATGCTGCCCAGTTTCGGCGGGCGGATCGGGGCGGAAGGGCATATGATGTTCGCCTGCACGGGATCAGAGGCCAATGATCTGGCGCTGCGCATCGCCAAACACCATACGGGGCGGCGGGGGATCATCGTCACCGAAGAGGCCTATCACGGCAATTCGGAATTGACGGCGGGCTTCTCGCCCTCGCTGGGCGAGAATGCACCCTTGGGCACATGGGTGCGCCGCATCCCCGCCCCCGACAGCTACCGCCACGACCCCGCCACACTGGGCCGGATGATGGCCGAGGCGATCACCCGCGAGGCGCATCTTCTCAAACGCCATGGCGACGGGCTGGCGGCCTTTGTCGCCGATAGCCTGTTTTCCTCCGACGGCGTCTATGCCACCCCCGAGGTGCTCAAGCCGGTGATCGAGGCGGTCCATGCCGCGGGCGGGCTGTTCATTGCGGATGAGGTGCAATCGGGCTTTGGCCGCTCGGGCGAGGCGTTCTGGGGCTTCCAGCGCCACGGGATCGACCCCGATATCATCTCGATGGGCAAACCGATGGGCAACGGCTTCCCCGTGGCGGCCATTGCGGTGGCCCCCGAGGTGGTGGCCGAGTTTGGCCGTGATATGCGCTATTTCAATACGTTCGGCGGCAATGGCGTGGCCATGGCTGCGGCCAATGCCACCCGCGAGGTGCTGATTGGCGAGGGGCTGCAAGAGAATGCGCGCAAGATCGGCGCGGTGCTGCGCGAGGGGATCGCGGCTATGGCCAAGACCCATGACAGCATCGGGGATGTGCGCGGCGCAGGCCTCTATATCGGGGTGGAGATGGTCAGCGACCGCGCGGCAAAGACCCCCGATGCGACGAAAGCGGCGACCATCGTCAACGAGATGCGCAAACGCCGCGTGCTGATCTCGGCCACCGGCCCCGCGGCCAATGTGCTCAAGATCCGCCCGCCACTGGTCTTCTCGCAAGCCGATGCCGACTGGCTTCTGGACACGCTGGAAGAGGTTCTGGCCCTGTAA
- a CDS encoding phosphotransferase, with protein MPPATDSRITEQPQIDLGALSAACTRIEASKAAKLAQEIWGIEGQLTRLDTEKDDTFALISSGTKLIFKIANPAESAQELDLQVKTLLHLKARAPDLPVPQVLPARDGRALVALPGPDGPRLARMMSYLEGDVLDTLPPVAAEQYRIGEINARLRLAMADFRHPFAARQIAWDVRHLPALAGLLDHVDDPCQRKPLTMAFDQITAMADRINALPRQILHNDFSRSNLLVDRTRAQSLTGIIDFGDVVETAVAIDLSTAMLNQLPRDETELGHEEMFTGATRLFEGHIAHAPLGPTERQLLPHLVFARVVTRALLTLWRAKKFPENRTYILRNTNQGWAQLDWYLCQDPAKLSTRLL; from the coding sequence TTGCCCCCCGCCACCGACTCCCGCATCACCGAGCAACCGCAGATCGACCTCGGCGCGCTTTCCGCCGCCTGCACGCGGATCGAAGCTTCGAAGGCCGCCAAACTGGCGCAGGAGATCTGGGGGATCGAGGGCCAGCTGACGCGGCTCGATACCGAGAAGGATGACACTTTCGCGCTTATCTCCTCGGGCACCAAGCTGATCTTCAAGATCGCCAATCCTGCGGAAAGTGCGCAGGAGCTGGATCTTCAGGTGAAAACGCTACTGCATCTGAAGGCCCGTGCCCCCGATCTGCCGGTGCCGCAGGTGCTGCCCGCGCGTGATGGCCGTGCCTTGGTGGCACTGCCCGGCCCCGATGGGCCACGGCTTGCACGGATGATGAGCTATCTCGAGGGCGATGTGCTCGATACCCTCCCCCCCGTGGCCGCAGAGCAATACCGGATCGGCGAGATCAACGCGCGGCTGCGGTTGGCCATGGCCGATTTCCGCCACCCCTTTGCCGCCCGCCAGATCGCATGGGATGTGCGCCACCTGCCGGCGCTTGCGGGGCTCCTGGACCATGTGGACGACCCGTGCCAGCGCAAACCGCTCACCATGGCCTTCGACCAGATCACCGCGATGGCAGACCGGATCAACGCCCTGCCCCGCCAGATCCTGCATAATGATTTCAGCCGCTCCAATCTCCTTGTGGACCGCACCCGGGCGCAATCGCTGACCGGCATCATCGATTTCGGCGATGTGGTGGAAACAGCCGTGGCCATTGACCTCTCGACCGCGATGCTCAACCAGCTGCCGCGCGACGAGACAGAACTGGGCCATGAGGAGATGTTCACCGGCGCCACGCGGCTCTTCGAGGGCCATATCGCCCATGCGCCCCTCGGCCCCACCGAGCGCCAGCTGCTGCCGCATCTGGTCTTTGCCCGCGTGGTCACCCGCGCGCTGCTGACCCTCTGGCGGGCCAAGAAATTCCCCGAGAACCGCACCTATATCCTGCGCAATACCAATCAGGGCTGGGCCCAGCTCGACTGGTATCTGTGTCAGGACCCCGCCAAGCTCTCCACTCGCCTTCTGTAA
- a CDS encoding amidase: MTDTLDKPQVMSWDEWFAHDGLGLAARIKAGEITAEEVASQAARAINGVNSEISGVIEVFEDAVADSTVNGANPQGAFAGLPFLMKDLGPTVAGRLQEQGSFYLQGNRPQSDAFLTTRIKEAGLNIIGRTTTPEFGCCSSAENPAMYVTRNPWDTGFTSCGSSAGSSVMVGAGVLPLAHGTDGGGSIRIPAGCCGAIGLKSSRGTFSIAPVNSDFTSVVSTQGCISRTVRDTAAFVDNCRGGAPGEFIPFWHPEKPFLEQIKADPKPLKIAVSHEWGPYAATPHIAAELTRVAEFFESLGHHVEFVTPEVNFEKAYAAQTTCYISNFAQVVNNLLRMKGLETPPEDLFEPMNIRIWEQGKDISYTTRADMQLDFNTTARAFGAVYQDWDILLTPTTARETPAIGTTEYLTITETPSALDWFQNLWGFFAYTPLNNLCGTPGMSLPLAAHANGLPLGMQIHAAIGNDGLLLQLAAQVERAIDGKWNQGHLPKVHVTKLG; the protein is encoded by the coding sequence ATGACCGACACTCTGGATAAGCCGCAGGTAATGAGCTGGGATGAATGGTTCGCCCATGACGGGCTGGGCCTTGCCGCGCGCATCAAGGCGGGCGAGATCACCGCCGAGGAGGTCGCATCGCAAGCCGCCCGTGCCATAAATGGTGTCAATTCCGAGATCTCGGGGGTGATCGAGGTCTTCGAGGATGCGGTCGCCGACAGCACCGTCAACGGGGCCAATCCACAGGGCGCCTTCGCGGGCCTGCCCTTCCTGATGAAGGACCTTGGCCCCACCGTGGCGGGCCGCCTGCAAGAACAGGGCTCGTTCTATCTGCAAGGCAACCGCCCGCAGAGTGATGCCTTCCTGACCACAAGGATCAAGGAGGCCGGTCTCAACATCATCGGACGCACCACAACGCCCGAATTCGGCTGCTGCAGCTCGGCCGAGAACCCCGCGATGTATGTCACCCGCAACCCGTGGGATACGGGCTTTACGAGCTGCGGCTCCTCGGCGGGCTCGTCGGTGATGGTGGGCGCGGGCGTGCTGCCGCTTGCGCATGGCACCGATGGCGGCGGCTCGATCCGTATCCCTGCGGGCTGCTGCGGGGCGATCGGGCTAAAATCCTCGCGCGGGACCTTCTCCATCGCGCCGGTCAATTCCGATTTCACCTCTGTCGTGTCGACCCAGGGCTGTATCTCGCGCACGGTGCGCGACACGGCGGCCTTTGTCGATAATTGCCGCGGCGGTGCGCCGGGCGAATTCATACCCTTCTGGCATCCCGAAAAGCCCTTCCTCGAGCAGATCAAGGCCGACCCGAAACCGCTGAAGATCGCCGTCTCGCATGAATGGGGTCCCTATGCGGCCACGCCCCATATTGCCGCCGAGCTGACCCGCGTGGCGGAATTTTTCGAGAGCCTCGGCCATCATGTGGAATTCGTCACGCCAGAGGTCAATTTCGAGAAAGCCTATGCCGCGCAGACCACCTGCTATATCTCGAATTTCGCGCAAGTGGTGAATAACCTGTTGCGGATGAAGGGCTTGGAGACGCCGCCCGAGGATCTCTTCGAGCCGATGAATATCCGCATCTGGGAACAGGGCAAGGATATCAGCTACACCACCCGCGCCGATATGCAGCTCGATTTCAACACCACCGCCCGTGCCTTTGGCGCGGTCTATCAGGACTGGGACATCCTGCTGACGCCCACCACCGCACGCGAGACCCCCGCGATCGGCACCACCGAATATCTGACGATCACCGAGACCCCCTCGGCGCTCGACTGGTTCCAGAACCTCTGGGGCTTCTTCGCCTATACGCCGCTCAACAATCTTTGCGGCACGCCGGGCATGTCGCTGCCGCTGGCCGCCCATGCCAATGGCCTGCCACTGGGGATGCAGATCCATGCCGCCATCGGCAATGACGGGCTGCTGCTGCAACTGGCGGCACAGGTCGAGCGCGCCATCGACGGCAAATGGAACCAAGGGCATCTGCCCAAGGTCCATGTGACCAAGCTCGGATAA
- a CDS encoding ABC transporter substrate-binding protein has translation MFLPKSSSGLLKGALLSALLGASSLTAAHAETTITAVMNAPLRALDPAISTAYILRNYGYMIYDTLLARDEAGKVQPQMASWKVSDDGLTYTFTLRDGLKWHDGTPVTAADCVASIARWDQVDKTGQVMAKLMKSMDVVDDKSFTLTFGEPTGIALLALSKPSGIAPFMMQKAVAETPISTPITSTIGSGPFKFDADAYQPGVKAVFLKNTDYVPRDEPSSGMAGGKVVNVDKVVWTTMPDPMTAMSAMMSGEVDFIEQVQQDLLPLVDGNPDFYTQAFAKQGSQNLVRLNWTQPPFDNLKYRQAAMEALGQKPMLNAQVGTGEDSSSTCAAVFGCSGPYATDYKADEVIDAHPEKSKELLKEAGYDGSPIMLMQATDLASLAPQGPVIAQQLRDGGFKVDVVAMDWASVVARRSSKAPVAEGGWNIFSTTNVLPDVGDPVGFIGTAAGGDSAWFGWPDVPEIEKLRSAFAEAPDTASQVKIAKEIDQLAIDNVVMIPMGEFANINVVSSKLKGMPEAEAPVFWNVTKSE, from the coding sequence ATGTTTCTTCCGAAGTCCTCTTCGGGGCTGCTCAAAGGTGCGCTGCTCTCAGCCCTTCTTGGCGCCAGCTCCCTGACCGCGGCCCATGCCGAAACCACGATTACCGCCGTCATGAACGCGCCGCTCAGGGCGCTCGATCCGGCGATCAGCACGGCCTATATCCTGCGCAATTACGGCTATATGATCTATGATACGCTGCTGGCGCGTGACGAGGCGGGCAAGGTCCAGCCGCAGATGGCCAGCTGGAAAGTCTCCGATGACGGGTTGACCTACACCTTCACGCTGCGCGACGGGTTGAAATGGCATGATGGCACGCCGGTGACGGCGGCGGATTGCGTGGCCTCGATTGCGCGTTGGGATCAGGTCGACAAGACCGGTCAGGTGATGGCCAAGCTGATGAAATCCATGGACGTTGTGGATGATAAATCCTTCACCCTGACCTTTGGCGAGCCGACCGGTATCGCGCTTCTGGCGCTGTCGAAACCGTCCGGCATCGCGCCCTTCATGATGCAGAAGGCCGTGGCCGAAACGCCGATTTCCACGCCGATCACCTCGACCATCGGCTCTGGCCCGTTCAAGTTCGACGCGGATGCCTATCAGCCGGGCGTGAAGGCCGTCTTCCTGAAAAACACCGATTACGTTCCGCGTGACGAGCCCTCCAGCGGCATGGCCGGTGGCAAGGTCGTTAATGTGGACAAGGTCGTCTGGACCACGATGCCCGACCCGATGACGGCCATGAGCGCGATGATGTCGGGCGAGGTCGATTTTATCGAGCAGGTGCAGCAGGATCTTCTGCCGCTGGTCGATGGCAATCCCGATTTCTACACGCAGGCCTTTGCCAAACAGGGCAGCCAGAACCTCGTGCGCCTCAACTGGACCCAGCCGCCCTTCGACAACCTGAAATACCGTCAGGCGGCGATGGAAGCCCTTGGTCAGAAGCCGATGCTGAACGCGCAGGTGGGCACGGGCGAGGACAGCTCGAGCACCTGTGCCGCCGTGTTCGGCTGCTCCGGCCCCTATGCCACCGATTACAAGGCCGATGAGGTCATCGACGCCCATCCCGAGAAGTCGAAGGAACTGCTGAAAGAGGCAGGCTATGACGGCTCGCCCATCATGCTGATGCAGGCCACCGATCTGGCTTCGCTTGCGCCGCAGGGCCCGGTGATCGCCCAGCAGCTGCGCGATGGCGGCTTCAAGGTTGATGTGGTCGCGATGGACTGGGCCAGCGTCGTGGCACGCCGCTCGTCTAAGGCACCGGTGGCCGAGGGCGGCTGGAACATCTTCTCCACCACCAATGTGCTGCCCGATGTGGGCGATCCGGTGGGCTTCATCGGCACGGCTGCAGGCGGCGATAGCGCCTGGTTCGGCTGGCCGGATGTGCCCGAGATCGAGAAGCTGCGCTCGGCCTTTGCCGAGGCGCCCGATACCGCCTCCCAGGTCAAGATCGCCAAGGAAATCGACCAGCTGGCCATCGATAATGTCGTGATGATCCCGATGGGGGAATTCGCCAATATCAACGTGGTCTCCTCCAAGCTGAAGGGCATGCCCGAGGCTGAAGCCCCCGTCTTCTGGAACGTGACCAAGTCGGAGTGA